One window from the genome of Pseudoliparis swirei isolate HS2019 ecotype Mariana Trench chromosome 24, NWPU_hadal_v1, whole genome shotgun sequence encodes:
- the samd1b gene encoding sterile alpha motif domain-containing protein 1: MSEPNKYREWILETIDSLRSRKARPDLERICRMVRRRHGSDPDRTRTELEKLIQEQTVLKVSYKGSISYRNAAKVQRKSRKKSEFTAAGGGGAEAAARERTKRDHPNNNGDSAHSFTDQEEDSEPSPEPRTPTPASTGDTKPEQPAACGASSGNGRLMCGATTGCAVGSGCEEEKASAPRDYKGSGPRGVGDCPSPGLGHTTNARGRGGDASGITPSVADAVPEEREPRVSRDDTPNKTSSGSVSRLPPEQQRQQQAVPLKPQLGVGGGGTGTAGRHANSDLGDRLVASVRSLSEKSIRGGSAAAAATRGHIKPLELKEILGYMSSHDRLSEQQLTRGKVKVVMEREVARGRLRRTRSGNITLPLRGAEEEEERKNASADRLAKSALQDEHTGGKSPPASLGEDEPMETAQEEEEEEEEEEEEEEDPRSSDEEAGGLSPVVMTTEPELIEKPTEDVEVQTASEQQSDGWAAGLTWMCVSRTKTPRLPVQGASPSQWSSAHLEDATVVSHQKHVKAESEMQEDRINHSASDFNNFESRAEVGVSSCLLTPTASPRDSGMSEEPGMNGGGGGGGFMKSEGASGGLVDWTVSDVVSYFTTAGFPEQADAFRTQEIDGKSLLLMQRSDVLTGLSIRLGPALKIYERHVKVLQKTHFEDDDC, encoded by the exons ATGTCCGAGCCCAATAAGTACCGAGAGTGGATCCTGGAAACAATCGACTCTCTCCGCTCGAGGAAAGCTCGTCCGGATTTGGAGAGGATTTGTCGAATGGTCCGGAGACGACACGGGTCGGACCCGGACCGAACCAGGACCGAACTGGAAAAGCTGATTCAAGAGCAGACGGTGCTCAAAGTTAGCTACAAGGGGTCCATATCGTACCGGAATGCGGCGAAGGTGCAGAGGAAAAGCAGAAAGAAGAGTGAGTTCACGGCcgctggcggcggcggcgcggaggCGGCAGCGAGGGAGCGAACCAAACGCGACCATCCGAACAACAACGGCGACAGTGCGCACAGCTTCACCGATCAGGAGGAGGACTCGGAGCCCAGCCCGGAGCCCCGCACTCCAACACCGGCCAGCACCGGCGACACGAAGCCGGAGCAGCCTGCCGCCTGCGGCGCGAGTAGCGGAAACGGGCGCCTCATGTGTGGCGCAACGACGGGCTGCGCTGTCGGGAGCGGCTGCGAAGAGGAGAAAGCAAGTGCACCGAGAGACTATAAGGGATCAGGACCGCGGGGGGTGGGGGACTGCCCGTCGCCCGGTCTCGGCCACACAACAAACGCGCGCGGCCGCGGCGGCGATGCGAGCGGGATAACGCCGAGCGTCGCCGACGCGGTTCCTGAAGAAAGAGAGCCGCGTGTGTCGAGAGATGACACCCCGAACAAAACTTCCTCTGGGAGCGTCAGCCGCCTCCCGCCAGAGCAGCAGCGACAGCAGCAGGCGGTTCCCCTCAAGCCCCAACTTGGAGTCGGAGGAGGGGGCACCGGCACGGCGGGGCGCCACGCGAACTCCGACCTGGGCGACAGGCTGGTGGCTTCTGTTCGCAGCCTGTCGGAGAAAAGCATCCGAGGgggctccgccgccgccgcggcgaCACGAGGCCACATTAAGCCGCTCGAGCTGAAGGAGATTTTGGGCTATATGAGCAGCCATGACCGGCTGTCGGAGCAGCAGCTGACCCGAGGCAAAGTTAAAGTGGTCATGGAGAGAGAGGTGGCGAGGGGCAGACTGCGCAGGACCCGCAGCGGGAACATTACTCTTCCTCTGaggggggcggaggaggaggaggagcggaagAACGCGTCTGCGGACAGACTTGCGAAGAGCGCACTGCAGGACGAGCACACCGGGGGGAAG TCGCCGCCCGCTTCTCTTGGGGAGGATGAGCCGATGGAAAcagctcaggaggaggaggaggaggaggaggaggaagaggaggaggaggaggatccccGGAgttctgatgaggaggcgggagGACTATCCCCGGTAGTCATGACAACCGAACCAGAGCTCATTGAGAAACCCACAGAAGACGTTGAGGTCCAGACCGCGTCAGAGCAGCAgagtgacg GTTGGGCTGCTGGTCTCACTTGGATGTGTGTTTCCCGCACCAAGACGCCCCGTCTACCTGTTCAGGGAGCTTCCCCGTCACAATGGAGCAGCGCCCACCTGGAGGACGCCACCGTCGTCTCTCATCAGAAACACGTGAAGGCAGAA AGCGAGATGCAGGAGGACAGGATCAACCACTCCGCCTCAGACTTTAACA ACTTTGAGTCTAGAGCGGAGGTCGGCGTGTCGTCCTGCCTGCTCACGCCCACAGCGTCTCCCAGAGACTCCGGCATGTCTGAGGAACCAGGGAtgaacggaggaggaggaggaggagg GTTCATGAAGTCAGAGGGGGCCAGCGGGGGCCTCGTGGACTGGACAGTGTCTGATGTGGTCAGCTATTTCACAACCGCAGGTTTCCCTGAACAGGCTGATGCCTTCAGGACCCAG GAAATCGATGGCAAGTCCCTTCTCCTCATGCAGCGCAGCGATGTGTTGACGGGCCTGTCAATCAGACTCGGCCCCGCCCTCAAGATCTATGAGCGCCACGTGAAGGTCCTGCAGAAAACACACTTTGAGGACGACGACTGTTAA
- the LOC130190270 gene encoding transcription factor 7-like 2 gives MDCLRLARPSMFTTIEHVVSDPTRPPPPQSVDLDPLTYSQPSSQGQSLSTRDYNDDLDDLLEIFHGMIGDLSPPTSPPPPSPPSHPGSVQSVDLEPLTVVQSGPLYNQAALGRQGQHNSYLTAQQIQTLPFWGYLPDGQTVHMLHAPTASLTAPTSMTTKKRKRVELHDAGPYVKKPPNAFMLFMREQRPNYAGQMKTSGSAGINRILGQKWKSLSNEEQAKYYEQADGEKRLHAQRHPGWTSCNNYGVKRKRDRSTAGKLSAKLAKVCSAASASGEVPPPARTLCPLCVAVSLSHVSF, from the exons ATGGACTGTTTGAGACTGGCCAGACCCTCAATGTTTACCACCATTGAGCATGTGGTTAGTGACCCAAcacgacctccacctccacagtcAGTCGACCTAGACCCCCTGACCTATAGCCAGCCCTCTAGCCAGGGACAG AGTTTATCAACTCGGGACTACAATGATGACCTGGACGACCTTTTGGAGATCTTTCATGGTATGATCGGTGATCTATCACCACCTacatctccaccaccaccttcaCCTCCGTCGCATCCAGGGTCCGTCCAATCAGTCGACCTCGAACCCCTGACCGTCGTGCAGTCGGGTCCACTGTACAACCAGGCAGCGCTCGGTAGGCAGGGACAG CATAACAGTTATCTGACAGCACAGCAGATCCAGACCCTGCCCTTTTGGGGATACCT GCCAGATGGACAGACGGTGCACATGCTTCATGCACCGACCGCCTCACTGACTGCACCGACCTCCATGACGACAAA AAAGAGGAAGCGTGTGGAGCTGCATGACGCTGGGCCCTATGTGAAGAAGCCACCCAACGCCTTCATGTTGTTTATGAGAGAGCAGAGGCCCAATTACGCGGGCCAAATGAAGACTAGCGGGAGTGCCGGCATCAACCGAATTCTCGGACAGAAG TGGAAGTCTCTGTCCAACGAGGAGCAGGCTAAATATTACGAACAGGCGGATGGTGAGAAGCGCCTCCACGCTCAGCGCCACCCTGGCTGGACCTCCTGCAACAATTAC ggAGTAAAGCGAAAGAGAGACCGGAGCACGGCCGGCAAACTGTCCGCCAAACTGGCCAAAGTTTGTAGTGCAGCTTCTGCATCGGGAGAGGTCCCCCCGCCGGCCAGGACGctgtgtcctctctgtgtcgCTGTGTCCTTGTCACATGTCTCATTTTAA